A single window of Ananas comosus cultivar F153 linkage group 17, ASM154086v1, whole genome shotgun sequence DNA harbors:
- the LOC109723251 gene encoding zinc finger protein STOP1 homolog produces the protein MDPTNRRPVYENSSNMVDPSGNFNPNQLYSQFDSGNLCFDSRMKQPLLEFPASFDNPTIQRIESAPFVNNQAMNWDPRAMLTNLSFLEQKIHQLQDLIRSIITDEAQFSVQPNELAAQQQLVTADLTCIIIQLISTAGTLLPSVKNTIVANSPPIQQLASIIGSTSSSGSNGASHQNKDFSSEGQTNKEYEDMLRDLSENGIEGIDPIQVEDQEVKDSEDGGADGENLPPGSYEVLQLEKEEILAPHTHFCSICGKGFKRDANLRMHMRGHGDEYKTPAALAKPTKEASSEPVLVKRYSCPFIGCKRNKEHKKFHPLKTILCVKNHYKRTHCDKRYTCSRCNTKKFSVIADLKTHEKHCGRDKWLCSCGTTFSRKDKLFGHVALFQGHTPALPSEETKVKEINKVEGVSTKSVEHQDVLDIKALDNDREYFSPMNFDSFNFGGLDEFPRTAFDPSESSFLFLPPGSCGFDQKNGEN, from the coding sequence ATGGATCCAACAAATAGGAGACCAGTTTATGAAAATTCGTCCAATATGGTTGACCCATCTGGAAATTTCAACCCAAATCAGCTTTACTCCCAATTTGATTCAGGAAATTTATGCTTTGATTCGAGAATGAAACAACCCCTTCTCGAATTTCCCGCTTCATTCGACAACCCAACCATTCAGCGAATCGAATCTGCTCCTTTTGTTAACAACCAGGCCATGAATTGGGATCCAAGGGCAATGCTTACCAACCTCTCCTTCCTTGAGCAGAAGATCCACCAGCTCCAAGATTTGATCCGTTCGATCATTACAGATGAAGCCCAGTTCTCCGTCCAACCGAATGAGCTCGCTGCACAGCAACAGCTCGTAACTGCGGATTTAACTTGTATCATAATTCAGCTGATCTCCACTGCTGGAACACTTCTCCCCTCGGTGAAGAATACCATCGTTGCGAATAGTCCGCCAATTCAACAGTTGGCAAGCATAATTGGTTCAACCTCGAGTTCTGGTTCAAATGGTGCTTCGCATCAAAATAAGGACTTCTCTTCAGAGGGACAAACTAATAAAGAATATGAGGATATGCTCAGAGATTTGAGTGAAAATGGGATTGAGGGCATCGACCCGATTCAGGTCGAAGATCAAGAGGTCAAAGACAGCGAAGACGGGGGTGCAGATGGAGAGAACCTTCCACCTGGATCATACGAAGTCTTACAACTGGAAAAAGAGGAGATTTTAGCACCCCACACCCATTTTTGTTCAATCTGTGGGAAAGGGTTTAAACGTGATGCGAATCTAAGGATGCATATGAGAGGCCACGGAGATGAATACAAGACCCCTGCGGCCCTTGCCAAGCCTACTAAAGAGGCAAGTTCTGAGCCGGTCCTTGTCAAGAGGTACTCATGCCCGTTTATTGGGTGCAAAAGGAATAAGGAGCACAAGAAATTCCACCCATTGAAGACGATTTTATGTGTAAAAAACCATTATAAAAGGACCCACTGTGATAAGAGATATACTTGCAGTAGATGCAACACTAAGAAGTTTTCGGTGATTGCCGATCTCAAGACGCATGAGAAGCACTGCGGCCGCGATAAATGGCTTTGCTCATGCGGAACAACATTTTCTAGAAAGGATAAGCTTTTTGGGCATGTGGCTCTTTTCCAAGGCCATACACCGGCACTCCCTTCGGAGGAAACAAAAGTTAAAGAGATCAATAAAGTTGAGGGCGTGTCCACAAAATCCGTCGAACACCAAGACGTTCTAGACATTAAAGCTCTCGATAATGATCGTGAATACTTCTCTCCTATGAACTTTGATTCGTTCAACTTCGGAGGGCTTGATGAATTCCCAAGAACGGCCTTTGATCCCTCGGAGAGTTCATTCTTGTTCCTTCCTCCTGGATCGTGTGGCTTCGATCAAAAGAACGGAGAGAACTGA